Proteins from one Juglans microcarpa x Juglans regia isolate MS1-56 chromosome 6S, Jm3101_v1.0, whole genome shotgun sequence genomic window:
- the LOC121237938 gene encoding nucleoside diphosphate kinase 2, chloroplastic — MEAQAVFGGRPSLSSIPRSPTLRTCCLSYTQKPIVRTTHHLHLAAFHSNSHLFSYSLSRPHAKTLSHNAAATTKTHIFLPHLVASMEQVDETYIMVKPDGVQRGLVGEIISRFEKKGFKLTGLKLFQCPKELAEEHYKDLKEKSFFPKLIEYITSGPVVCMAWEGVGVVASARKLIGSTNPLQADPGTIRGDLAVQTGRNVVHGSDSPENGQREIALWFKEGEICQWTPAQAPWLRE; from the exons ATGGAAGCTCAGGCTGTGTTTGGAGGACGTCCATCTCTTTCATCTATTCCACGCTCACCTACTCTGAGAACTTGCTGCTTATCATACACCCAAAAGCCTATCGTGCGCACCACCCACCACCTCCACTTGGCTGCATTCCACTCAAATTCCCATCTTTTCTCATATTCCCTATCTCGTCCCCATGCCAAAACCCTCTCCCACAATGCCGCCGCCACCACCAAAACCCATATCTTCCTTCCCCACTTGGTTGCTTCCATG GAACAAGTTGATGAAACTTATATAATGGTGAAACCAGACGGTGTTCAGCGTGGACTC GTTGGAGAGATTATTTCGAGGTTTGAGAAGAAGGGATTCAAACTGACAGGCTTGAAGCTCTTTCAATGCCCGAAAGAGTTGGCAGAG GAGCATTATAAGGATCTCAAGGAAAAGTCTTTCTTCCCTAAGCTGATCGAGTACATAACTTCAGGTCCAGTCGTGTGCATG GCTTGGGAGGGTGTTGGTGTGGTTGCGTCAGCACGTAAGCTTATAGGTTCTACAAATCCTCTCCAAGCTGACCCTGGCACAATAAGAGGGGACCTTGCTGTTCAAACAGGAAG GAATGTGGTTCATGGGAGTGACAGCCCTGAAAATGGTCAGCGTGAAATAG CTCTCTGGTTCAAAGAAGGTGAAATATGTCAGTGGACACCAGCTCAAGCACCGTGGCTAAGGGAGTGA